A segment of the Bacteroides acidifaciens genome:
GTGCAGTATGGAGTAGAAAGAATTGTTTGGAATGAGGAGTTCTGTCAACAAGAGAGCGAATTCATTGTAGCCGCAGATGCAAATGATAAAATTTGGGTTGCCACTTGTGAAAATATTAATCCTGCGGATTTGGAGTTAAACGGCAGCAATACGTGGTTGGAGTTGTCTCAGGAAGAAGGCAAAGTATATGCGAAAGTATTGGCAAATGTGAGTACTAACAAGGAGCGTCGCTCTGATGTGGTTATAAAGAACAAGAAAACCGGTGCGGAAGTGAGAATTCCTTTTAAGCAGTGTATACAGGGATATGGTATTGTATTAAGCAAGGCTTTGTGGAGCTTGGCTGCCTATAGTGGCGAGGGGACAGGTAGTGCCAGTAATGTAGCCAGCTATTTTAAACTGTTTGATGATTTTTGGCCGGCGAATAAGGCTGAAGCAGGGGCTACATACCAAGGTTCGAAGAATACGCATATTGAGGTGAAGTCCGGTACGGATAGTAATCCGGTCAGCTTTACTTTTGATCTGGGAGAGAATCCTCGTGGATATGACTCTTTTGGATTGATGCCGAGATTACAATGGACAGCTCCGGCTCCTCAAACCATAATGATTGAGGTTAGTGATAATTTGGAAAGTGGTTGGGAGACTGTAATAGAAAAAGTAACAGGGAATGGTTTCAAGAAAGAAGATATATATTATTTGAATCCTGAACAATCCAATAATAGTAATTGGTATGATGCTCATTATGAGGGAATTGTTCATTGGTCTAAATTGGCTGATGAGAGAATTCAGAAGCGATATGTCCGTATATCAATGTATGAAACATTCTGGAGTGGCTTTCTTTGTCTGGATGAAGTCTTTGTTGCGGATCGGTCAAATGTAGAATAATAAAATTATTGAGTTATGATAAAGTATTTAAAGAAATATGCATTAATAGCGTGCAGCCTGTTTACATTGGCTGCATGTGATCTCGAAATCGACATAACCAATCCGGGACTTATCACTGAAAAACCGCAGGATAAGCCTCAAGTTGGAGAAACGATTACCTATCGTGCGCAAGTATGGGTGGAGAAAAATGATATGGAAGAGTTGTATGGTGGTGAGCGTCTGTTCAGACAGAATCTGGAGGCACTATTCCGTAATACCACTACTTTCTGGAATGAAAGTACCAATAAGTTTGATTACCGTTTTGAATGGGTTGTGGGTGAAGGAGACGATAATCTGGTCATTTATGAAATAGGCAGTGGTGTGAAAACCAAGGAACAATATAATGTGTATAAAAATAAAGCATACGGTACTTTGAATACCGAAAAGTATGACTTTGTTCTTTTCTTGGCTTTGAATTGTCCTAAGGGTGAAGGCGGACTTTCTTGTGGCGGTGGCGGAGCAAGTAAACAGTCGGTAGTACAGTCTTATTTTGAAGGAAGCCATGATATTTTTGCCAAAAAATGGCCGGAAAAGGGTACATATAGCGATTTGGGGCATGAATATGGTCATGTTCGCGGTGCACAGGATTTATATCAGTACATGATCCCGGCTGAAAATAATCCGATCAGCCATGTTGCATATGATTATCCTAAATGTAACATGGGGACAGGTTATCAGGAATGGAGTGATTACTGCTCGGCGGTATTTAATCACAATGCACAATATAAGCAGCTTACTTCTGATATGACCAGAAGTACATATCCTAAGCAGATGTTGGTCCGGGTGACTAAAGATGGTAAGCCGGTACAACGCGCTACGGTAAATTTCTGGGGATCACGTGCGTCTTTTAGGGATATATATGCAGCACCTGGAAATTCGCCTTACATGAAGAAAAAAACTGATGCGAACGGTGAATTAACGATTAACGACATATACCGGATGTTTATTCCCGATTACAATAATACTCCGAATCTGCCGCCCAAGAGTCCTGTTGACGAGTTTCCATTCTCCCGTTGGTATTGTTTTGTGGTAGAAGTGGAATTGGACGGAGGTCAGACGAAGTGTGTATGGTTGTCGGACTTGGACATCGTTCCCGAATATTTGAACGGAGGACAACAAGAGCCTTATGTGTTTGAAATACAAATATAATGAGTTTTCTATGGGTATTTTAAGATATATAGTAGTAACATGTAGCTGCCTTGTCTGGGCAGCTCATGTTTTTAGTGCGGATGTGAAAGATACGATTGAATATCGTGCACAAGTATGGGTGGACAAAACTGATCTGGAACGTTATGGCGGAGAAGCGGATTTTAAGAAGAACTTGCAGAAGATGTTTCATAATACGACCCGTTTCTGGAATGAAAGTCCCAACAAATTTAATTATTATTTCCGTTTTGTTCCTGCCGATGAATTGTGTGTATATGATATTCAAGGGGATAAGGACAGATACAAAGAGTTTCAGAGAAAAGCTTTCGGGCCTCTTGATTTGTCTAAATACGACTTTGTGTTGTTTCTGGCATTAGGGGCGAAGAATGAAGGGCTTTCCTGTGGAGGTGGTGGAGCCAGCGGACAATCGGTAGTGATGTGCTATGTCCGTGAAGCGCACAATATTTTTACGGATGCGCTTTATCCTAATCAGGGAACATATAGCAATTTGGGACATGAATACGGGCACGTCCGTGGTGCGACGGACTTATATCAGTATATGATTGCGGCAGAGAACAATCCGGTGAGCCATGAGAAATTGACTCCGCCTAAGTGTAATATGGGAACCGGATATCGTGTCTGGAGTAATTATTGTTCCGCTCTGTTCAATTATACGGCAAAAATGAAACCATTGGACAAGGATTTGTCGGACAAGGTTTTCCCGCGCAAGCTGGTGATTAAGGTTGATAAGAAAGGTAAACCGAAATCCAGCTATACGGTGAATTTCTATGGAACCCGTGCCGGCGGCAAATACAACAAGCGGGATGTATATCCGAAAGTGTACAGAACTTATACTACCAATAAACGTGGCATGGTTGAAATAACCGATTTGTATAAGTTATATCATCCGGATATGACGGACCCGAATATTCCCCCGAAAGAACCGCAGGATTTATTTCCATATTCTTACTGGTTCAGCTTTTTGGTGGAAATAATAGATGATGCGGGACAAAAGAAATATGTATGGCTTCCTGATGTGGAACTGCAAAGGGAACATCTCGAAACAGGTAACGATACATATATGGTGAATGTAGCTTTTTAACAGGAAATAAACTAGAAAAAACACTTGTACTATGAAGAGATTGGCATTACTTGGTTACTGTTTATTGTTGTCGGGATTGACACTATGGGCGAATACTTCTCAGAGACTACGCGAAGTAGTTGATTTGCGTGGAAGCTGGGAATTTGCTCTTGACCCGGACGGAAAGGGAGAGTTTGCACAATGGTGGAAAAAACAATTGCCTGAAACTGTAATTTTGCCTGGCACAACTGACTCTAATAAGAAAGGGATTGCCAATACCAATAAATCGGAAACAACTTATTTATCCAGATATTATAAATACGAGGGTGCTGCATGGTATAGCAGGAATATAGAGATTCCTGCCGACTGGAAAGGTAAGCATATCGTGCTGTTCTTGGAACGTACCCGCCCGTCAACTGTATGGATCGACGGTCAGGAAGTGGGCAAGAATAATTATTTGTCTACCCCACAGGAATATGACTTGACTCATTTCCTGACTCCCGGTTCACATAAACTGACCATTCGCATTGATAACGGAAAAAGTATTCCTAAACAGATTCGTTCGAGTTCACATGCTTGTACGGAGTCTACACAGACCAATTGGAATGGTATTGTCGGACGGATAGAGTTGCAGGCAATGAATCCGTTGTTTATAGAATCCATTCAAACTTTCCCTTCGGTGGCAGACCGTTCTGTAAAAGTGAAAATCACATTATCGAAAGAGTATGGTGTCAACGGAAAACAAATCCGCCTGTCGGCTGCTGCGTTTAATTCTTCCAGAAAGCATAAAGTAAAGGCTACGGAATATGCTCTGAAAGAGGGCTGTAAGGAATATGAGTTTGTTTATCAACTGGGCAGTAAAGCATTGCTTTGGAGCGATCTTCAACCGGCTTTGTATCAGCTAAAGGCAGAAATCAATGGCATTGACGAACGGACTGTCCGTTTCGGATTGCGTGATTTTAAGGCGGAGCAGACTCATTTCACCATCAATGGAGCAAAGACTTTTCTTAGAGGAAAGCATGACGCCTGTGTATTTCCATTGACTGGATATACGGCAATGGACTTGGAACAATGGCGTCGTTATTTCAGAATCTGTAAAGAGTATGGCTTGAACCACTGTCGTTTTCATTCATGGTGTCCGCCTGCCGCTTGTTTTGAAGCTGCTGATTTGGAAGGAGTTTATTTGCAACCGGAACTTCCTATTTGGGGCGGTTTCAAGAAAGAATCAGACGAACTAATGGACTTCCTGATGAAAGACGGTGAAAATATCATGCGTGAATATAGCAATCATGCTTCCTTCGTCCTTTTTGCTTTAGGTAATGAGTTGGGAGGAGATATTAATGTGATGAAAGATTTCGTGAACCGCTTCCGTTCGATAGAACCGAGGCATCTTTATACTTATGGCTCGAATATCTTTTTAGGGTCGAAAGGACATATCCCGGGAGAAGATTTCTTAGTAACCTGCCGTGTAGGTAGCGGTGAGGGATATTCAACACATGCCCGTGCATCTTTTTCTTTTGCAGATGCGGCAGAGGGAGGTTATCTGAATAATACTTATCCTAACTCGGTGATGAATTTTGACGCAGCTTTAGAGAAGTCTCCCGTTCCGGTGATAGGACATGAAACGGGGCAGTTTCAGACTTATCCGGATTATGAAGAAATGAAAAAATATACAGGCGTATTGGCACCTTGGAATTTTGAAGTCTTTCGTGACCGATTGAAGAAAGCGGGTATGCTGGAACAGGCTGATGATTTCTTTAAAGCATCCGGTGCATGGTCTGTGGAACTTTATCGGGCAGATATTGAGATGAACTTGCGTTCTGAACGAATGGCAGGTTTCCAGTTGCTCGATTTGCAGGATTATCCGGGGCAAGGTTCGGCTTATGTCGGAATCCTGGATGCGTTCATGGACAGTAAAGGATTGATTGACCCGAATAAATGGCGAGAGTTTTGTTGCGAGGTTGTTCCTTTACTGACAACAGCTAAGTTCTGCTGGACCGGACAGGAAATCTTTGAAGCTAATATTGAAATAGCTAATTATGGAGAACATTCATTGAAAGGAAAATGTGTGTCGTGGGAGTTGAAAACAGGAAAACGTTTGCTCGATAAA
Coding sequences within it:
- a CDS encoding sugar-binding domain-containing protein, producing MKRLALLGYCLLLSGLTLWANTSQRLREVVDLRGSWEFALDPDGKGEFAQWWKKQLPETVILPGTTDSNKKGIANTNKSETTYLSRYYKYEGAAWYSRNIEIPADWKGKHIVLFLERTRPSTVWIDGQEVGKNNYLSTPQEYDLTHFLTPGSHKLTIRIDNGKSIPKQIRSSSHACTESTQTNWNGIVGRIELQAMNPLFIESIQTFPSVADRSVKVKITLSKEYGVNGKQIRLSAAAFNSSRKHKVKATEYALKEGCKEYEFVYQLGSKALLWSDLQPALYQLKAEINGIDERTVRFGLRDFKAEQTHFTINGAKTFLRGKHDACVFPLTGYTAMDLEQWRRYFRICKEYGLNHCRFHSWCPPAACFEAADLEGVYLQPELPIWGGFKKESDELMDFLMKDGENIMREYSNHASFVLFALGNELGGDINVMKDFVNRFRSIEPRHLYTYGSNIFLGSKGHIPGEDFLVTCRVGSGEGYSTHARASFSFADAAEGGYLNNTYPNSVMNFDAALEKSPVPVIGHETGQFQTYPDYEEMKKYTGVLAPWNFEVFRDRLKKAGMLEQADDFFKASGAWSVELYRADIEMNLRSERMAGFQLLDLQDYPGQGSAYVGILDAFMDSKGLIDPNKWREFCCEVVPLLTTAKFCWTGQEIFEANIEIANYGEHSLKGKCVSWELKTGKRLLDKGKMPVPSGLGLLTAGTIRLTLPNLEKAYKAELSLKIAGTSYRNTYPLWIYPAKKQLNTEGIVVARQLTDEVLSALKQGGKVLLMLGKEDCKEVTVGGLFQTDYWNYRMFKSICDRIKKPASPGTLGILTNPEHALFKDFPTDFHTNWQWYPIIKNSYPLILDNMPEEYRPIVQVIDNVERNHKLGLVFELNVGGGKLLVCMADLETARNTPEGLQFYASLLEYMNSPEFKPAMSVSTESLKNLFVAGVQKEGIKVLDNISYD
- a CDS encoding BACON domain-containing protein, encoding MRNIFLLLSCLLCLQACNDEKEVDWTPDALTVSCNETLEEAGDGHWKVTLPTEYKGSVKLEIQTDKVWGVEVSYMTTEDEEWITPSAEGGNGSASLSLAIADNKTAKDRKASVVISTKGEIPVKKTITVVQGNVEELLIVGTIDEVGFPDDVFVTKKSDGSFDVTLPKDFTEEGERQLNILTYQGTATPSIDITYPDEEVVDWVVFTETSVAPSSESGVKTLALTIKENTGNIYREALVNFTATAGDITSGKSVKIVQYGVERIVWNEEFCQQESEFIVAADANDKIWVATCENINPADLELNGSNTWLELSQEEGKVYAKVLANVSTNKERRSDVVIKNKKTGAEVRIPFKQCIQGYGIVLSKALWSLAAYSGEGTGSASNVASYFKLFDDFWPANKAEAGATYQGSKNTHIEVKSGTDSNPVSFTFDLGENPRGYDSFGLMPRLQWTAPAPQTIMIEVSDNLESGWETVIEKVTGNGFKKEDIYYLNPEQSNNSNWYDAHYEGIVHWSKLADERIQKRYVRISMYETFWSGFLCLDEVFVADRSNVE
- a CDS encoding DUF4198 domain-containing protein, whose product is MIKYLKKYALIACSLFTLAACDLEIDITNPGLITEKPQDKPQVGETITYRAQVWVEKNDMEELYGGERLFRQNLEALFRNTTTFWNESTNKFDYRFEWVVGEGDDNLVIYEIGSGVKTKEQYNVYKNKAYGTLNTEKYDFVLFLALNCPKGEGGLSCGGGGASKQSVVQSYFEGSHDIFAKKWPEKGTYSDLGHEYGHVRGAQDLYQYMIPAENNPISHVAYDYPKCNMGTGYQEWSDYCSAVFNHNAQYKQLTSDMTRSTYPKQMLVRVTKDGKPVQRATVNFWGSRASFRDIYAAPGNSPYMKKKTDANGELTINDIYRMFIPDYNNTPNLPPKSPVDEFPFSRWYCFVVEVELDGGQTKCVWLSDLDIVPEYLNGGQQEPYVFEIQI